The window AGCCATTGATGTTGTTTGATATCTCTGTACCTCGCAATGTGGCAGCCGATGTCAATGAGCTAGAAAACGTCCAAGCCTTTAATGTGGATGACTTAAAAGCCGTGGTGGCGCAGAACCAAGAAAGCCGCCGCAAGATGGCGATGGAAGCCGAAGTGCTTTTAGACGAAGAAGTAGAAGCCTTTGAAGTGTGGTGGCGATCGCTCGACACGGTGAGTACCATTAGCTGCCTGCGCGACAAAATAGAAACCATCCGTGAACAAGAGTTAGAAAAAGCCTTATCACGCCTAGGGTCAGAATTCGCAGAGAAACATCAAGAAATTATCGAAGCGTTAACGCGGGGGATTGTGAATAAAATCCTTCATGACCCGATGGTACAGTTACGGGCAGAGCAAGACATTGAAGCCAGACGCCGAGCCATGCAATCGTTACAAATACTCTTCAACTTGGATACAGGAGAGCAATTTAGCTAATTAATGATGGGTCATGAGTCATTCGTCCTGAGTTATTAGGTATTAGTGTAAGTAGGGGAAAGTCTGTCCCTGCCTTTCATCCCGGCAACGTCAATCATTCATGACCCATGACTCGTGACCAACGCAGACCGTTCAGGAACCCAATCAGGAACCCAATTTTTCGATTTGTTACTGTGCTACTGGGCGTCTGGTTGGCCTGGGATTTGCTGTCTCACTTAGTAGCAGAGGTTTTATGGTTCAGCGAACTGGGTTACTTATCCGTGCTCCTCAAACGCTTAGCCTATCAGATTGGCGTTGGGGTTTTGGTGTGCGTTACATCGGCTGGATTTCTCTTAGGAAACTTGTTTCTTGCCAATCAGTTTAAGTATTCCGACACCAGCTTAATATCTAGACTTGCGCCTGAGGAAGTCAGGGTCAGTAGCCAGCGCCTTGCCAGGATTAATTTAAGGCTCGATCCGTTACCTCAGACAGCCCCCCGCTCCATTAGAGAGGGGACAGGAACTGCATTTAGGGTAGATGCTCCAAAGTCTTCCCTCCCTCTGAACTTGCGATCGCTCCTCGTGGTGGTGTTCTTCCTCAGCTTACTGGTGGGGATGATGCTGCTGCACTACGGTAAAATTGGCCTCTCCCTGTGGCATCGGGATATGAGCCTGCTCAATGTCACACCGCCCCTACCCACAGCCTTTGATTGGACATCCGTACAAACGTTGGTTCAACAAGCGTGGAACAATGAAATTTGGCAAATTGGGGTACTTGTGGTTGTTGTAGTAGCCCTGATTGTGAATCCCCAATTTTGGTTAATCGCGATCGCTTCAGCCTTTTCGTTGTTCTTTGCCCTAGTTCTATCCGCTCAATGGAGTCGGATTTTACTGTACTTCTACCCCACCCTCTTTGAAGCTAATGATCCACTTTTCGGTCGTGACATCAGCTTCTACATCTTTAATTTTCCCGTCTGGCAACTATTTGACTTTTGGTTAGGGGGGCTTTTCATCTTTGGTTTAGCGGCAGTATTGCTGATCTATTTGCTAGCAGGAGAGAGTTTTTCCGATGGGAAATTTCCTGGATTTTCTCAAAGTCAACTGCGTCACTTGTACGCCTTAGGAGCAGGAACGGTGGCGATAGTCGCTGTCCGCTATTGGCTCTCACGCTACGAATTACTGTATTTCACCCGTGGCGTTACCTACGGTGCTAGTTATACCGATGTCACTGCTCAATTACCCGTCAATACAGCACTGAGCCTGTTAACGGTTGCGATCGCCCTTTGGCTGTTCGTACAGACAATTTTTTGGTTTCGGCATTTCCAAACCAGTGGACGCAGGGAACTGATCGCCTTGGGAGTGTACCTAGGGGTGAGTGTGGTTGCAGGTGTGGCTTTACCTGCCGCTGTGCAACGCTTCCGGGTTGAACCCAATGAAATAGCCGTCGAACGACCTTATATTGCCCGCAGTATTGCCCTAACCAGAGCCGCATTTGACTTAGAGGATATTGAAGTTGAAACGTTTAATCCCCAAGGCACACTGACTAATAACATTCTGGAAAACAATGAGCTGACGATTCGTAATATCCGACTCTGGGATACGCGCCCTATCCTACAAACTAATCGCCAGTTGCAACAAATCCGCCCTTACTACCGATTTCCCAATGCGGATATTGACCGTTACACCCTGAAAGTAGCGGCAACGGGTGATTCCCCGATTGCGCCCAGAACGGAAGACGAAGGGCAAGAGATCGAAAAAACGAATATTGCTCCGACGAAACCACTCGTGACGGAACGGCAACAAGTGGTCATTTCCGCGAGGGAATTAGACTATCAAGGTGTCCCCCAGCAAGCAAAAACCTGGGTTAATCAACACTTAATTTATACTCACGGCTATGGTTTTACTCTCAGCCCTGTCAATACGGTTGCCGAAGGGGGACTCCCAGCTTATTTCGTGAAGGATATTGGCACGGGTGCAGATGGAGGGGTTGAGGGAGCGTTAACCACATCCAGTCCTCTGATTCGAGACAGTATTCCTATTGGTGCGCCTCGAATTTACTACGGAGAAATTACCAATACTTATGTGATGACTTCGACGAGAGTCAGAGAATTTGACTATCCCAGTGGGGATGAAAATGCTTATAACAGCTACGACGGCACTGGCGGTATTGCGATTGGTTCGCTGTGGCGTAGGGTATTGTTTGCTCAGTATCTCAAAGACTGGCAAATGCTGCTGACACGGGACTTTACACCTCAGACGCAGCTACTGTTCCGCCGCAACATTAATCAACGGATTCGAGCGATCGCTCCGTTTCTTCAGTATGACCGCGAACCTTACTTGGTGGCTGCCGATGCAGGTCAAGGGAATAACGTCCAGAACCAGAATTATCTCTATTGGATTGTGGATGCTTATACGACGAGCGATCGCTATCCTTACTCTGACCCAGGTAAATATGGTTTTAATTACATCCGTAATTCGGTCAAAATCGTGATCGATGCTTACAACGGTTCCACTGACTTTTACGTTGCCGACCCTCAAGACCCGATTATTAGAAGCTGGAGCGCGGTTTTTCCGGGACTGTTGAAACCCCTAAGCACCATGCCCGTTACCTTACACAGCCATATCCGATATCCCCTGGACTTTTTCAGCGCTCAATCGGAACGGTTGCTGACCTATCACATGACCGACCCGCAGGTCTTTTACAATCGGGAAGACTTGTGGCGGATTCCCCAAGAGATTTACGCGGCTAAATCGCAACCCGTGGAACCCTACTACCTGATCATGAGACTGCCAACCGCCACCTCAGAAGAGTTTATTTTGCTCAATCTTTATACTCCGGTGACGCGCAACAACTTAATTGGATGGTTGGCGGCTCGCTCTGATGGTGACCAATATGGCAATCTACTCTTATATCAGTTTCCAAAGCAGGAGCTTGTCTACGGGCCAGAGCAAATTGAAGCTTTAATTAATCAAGACCCGGTGATTTCTCAGCAAATTTCTTTGTGGAATCGTCAGGGGTCACGGGCGGTTCAGGGTAATCTATTGGTGATTCCGATTGAGCGATCGCTGCTTTATGTGGAACCGCTTTATCTGGAAGCGGAGCAAAATAGTTTGCCGACACTCGTCAGGGTGATTGTGGTTTACGAGAACCGCATTGTCATGGCTCAAACCTTGGAACAAGCACTCCAATCCATCTTTGAGCCTCCGCAGCAGGAAACTCCAGCTATTATTCGTCCGGTAGAGGAACCTGCCTTGCCTTAAGAGCGATGCTCCCCAATGTTCATACTGATGAAAGCTTAGTAATTATTGGATTAGTTCTGAGGGCGGCACCTGTGCGGCCTGTAACTAGCCACAGGAGGGCGCGACCGACATCACGCAGAACGTGGAACTCAGATTCAAGGGGTTTGTCGGATGGGATGGAAACAGGTGTGAAGGCAATACCTTGGCTACCGAGAACGATAGTCGCGATCGCTTTTGCCCTAGGCATGTGAAAGTCGGAGGTAATCAGGAAGAGGTGCTGGATGCCTTGATGTTTGAAGTTAGCGACTAGAGAAGTAAAGTTAGTGACAGTATCGACAGCGCGGTAGTCGAGGTGAACCCTACTATCTGGGATATCGGCGGCGCGAAAGATGGGACGCGCTAGATTGGGAGGTAGGCCAGAAGATACACAGATTTCTAGGGAGGGGTAGTACTGAGCGAATTGAGCCGTGAATTCTTCTCGATCTCGACCTCCGCCGAGGGTAAGGATGGCTTGGGGGTGAGGGGCTTGGTAGGATGCGATCGCTAGTCGCACGGGAATGATGCTGAGTAGCAATAAGAAGGCACAACTGACCAAAGAGAAAAAGCGGGATTTCCAGCGCTTGGGACGAAAAGGCTTCATTGGCTGCTCTGGTAGAGGCACTAGGCGTTGAGGAATAGCTTTACTTTGCCGCCAACATTATGCCAAAAATTAGAGGGGTGTCAGTTATTACCTCTTGAGAGAATTTTAAGGATTCAAGCCTCGGTTAATTCCTGTTTACCACTCTTGGGTAAGGAAGATGGGATAATCTCTGAGAAAGTCTTGTGCTGGTTACTGCCTTGGTGCAATTTCTCTGTTTCTATTAAACGAATCGAGAGCAAGATTTCTGCAAGCATTCGCTGGAAGGCGTAATACCAGCCAGCCCAACCATCTAGGATGCCTTTGTTCAGGATTAGGCAGTAGAACAGGATGACAAAGGGAGCGAGAATTTTTTGCCGCCGAATGCAATCGCCAAAACTCAGTTCACTATCCGGTGTTTTTAATAATTTCTCGGTTTCAATAATCATGTATCGATCTTGCGCCCATAACCATCGGCTCAGAGGCTTGCGATCATCGTGGTGAATATAGGATGAAAGTTTAGCCGACTTTCCGTTTACATGCAGCTTTTGTGTATGTCCATCATCAAAATAAATGGCTTTTTCTTTTCTAAATAGGACTTCGCGAGGTGGTAGTAAGGTACCCCGAAGCGGTTTGCCAAAAACACAATATTTAAACGGAGCAAAGTAACCATCGACTAGCGAGTCTTTTTGTAAAGAATCAATTTCTGCAATCAATTCATCAGTGATGATGTAGTCTGCATCTAGTGAGATCACCCACTCTGTTTTTACTTTATTTAAACCGTAGTTCCATTGATTCCCATGGGTATCGAATTGACGCTGAAATATCTGAACTTGGGGATAGGATTGCAAAATCTCTAGTGTTGCGTCTGTGCTGTAGCTGTCAACAACAATGATTCTTTTTGCCCAAGTAAGATGCTGAAGTGTACGGTCTATATTAGGAGATTCATTAAAGGTGAGGATAAGGGGAGTAATTTTTTCTAGTAAAGATGGATGTTGATTTGAGAAATGTTCAGATAAATTGTAGACTTTATTTTTATTGGAAATAGTCATACTAATCCTGCTAGTAGCTAAGAACATTGATGAGAGAATTTCTCATGGTCTAGTTGTTAGATACTTATACAAAGCCTAGAAATACTAACAGGACAAAATTACTAAATATATGCGATATAGCACTTCAAACCTGTAGGTTGGGCATAACAACTGCGAAACCCAACCGACTATGATTGAACGTAACTTGATATTACGCTGAACTCAGATTTATTCAAGATGAATGTTAGGGCTTCTAGCCGGAAATTACCGTTATTTCTTGCGAGCTACGGCATAAAGCCCACCCCCAGCTCCTAAAAATTTTGAAGCTAGAGGCTCGAAGAATCCAATCAGAGACTTAGAAATTCCGTAAAAGTTCCAAGCACTTCTATTTTGCAGTAAGTTCTGAAATGAAGGATACCAAAGGAGAGTTTCTACCTGATGTAGACCATCAGCATAGAAGTAATCGCTAATTTCAAGAGGCATATATCCAGCTTTTTCAAGGAGTACCTGCATAGAGTGTCTATTAAAGCCGTATAAATGCTGCGGTGGATTCAGGCTATCAAAAAAGTCTCCTCGATTGACTTGTTCCCTAATCGCGTTCTTGACCTTTAGATAAAGTGCATCATTGTTTGGACATTCAATGTAGAGAATACCTCCTGAGTTTTGAAGCGATGATAGAGAAGATAGCAGCTCTAAGGGATTTATAATATGCTCGATTACCTGGAATAGAGTTATACAATCGAAGTTTTTACCTGATAAACTTTCCAAAGGAGTATCAGATAATTGGATTGTATGAATTTGCGTGTTATTCTGTCGAGAAAAATTTTCGAGTTGTTCGCAATTTTGTTTGCTAAACTCTGCTCCGTATGCATGAAATCCTTTTTGAGCAACTTGCTTAAGAAATGCACCAACACCAAATCCGTAATCTAGGAAAGATAAATTTTCTCGATGTCCAATTTTTGCAACTAAGTATTCTAGTATGCCTTCATGGAGTTCAACTAATGTAGAAAGCCTCTCAGGAGTTTCTTGTGTAGGTTGATAGCTACTGTAATATTCATTGAGTTCATCTAAAGAAGGTATTGGATAGGCTGATACTACCTGGCATTCTCTACATTTTATCGCCACATATTTCTCTGCCATTGAGGCGAGTGGCTTACAATATTGATCAAAATCACAAATTGGACACTGATATTTGATATCCATATTTTCCAGTCTACTTTATAGGTTCAATTTTCAATTAAAGAAGCAGAAGTGTAAGCATTAATCATTTGGGTGGCTATACGCTCCCAAGTGTAATGCTCAAGAATGATTTGACGCGCATAATTGCCCATTTGTTTAGCCGCTTGTGGATGGTCTAGGTAGTTTTGAATAGCAGATGTTATCGCAGCAACATCAAGTTCTGCTACATAGCCCAGTTGATACTGTTCCACCACCGAAGCCAAAGCAACACCAGGAGTAACAACAACTGGTAGACCCACTGCCATCGCCTCTAGGACAGCAACGCCAAAGTTTTCGGAGTAAGATGTTAGAGCAAAGATATCGGCACCTTGCATTAATAAATCTTTCATTTCTCCTTCGACAAATCCGGAACGATAAGTGCGTTCGTCAATGCCAACAGAAACTAAAAGATTGTTAATTTCAGCCTCATAATCAGAAGAACCACTCCCGGCTAGAACGAAGGTAAAGCGCCGATCGCGTAGTTTTCCCAACGCCGATATGAGATAGTCCAAGCCTTTTTTAGGGTGCAGGCGAGACATGAACAAAATCACAGGCTCATCTTCCGGAACGTTCAGTAATTGCCGCAGTCGGTGACGAGCATCTGGTATAGGAGAAGGTAGATCGAGACCAAGCGGGAGGATGAAACTGGGAGGCTTCAAACCAAGCTGGGATACTTGTTGCTGTTCTTGCTGGGAAGTGAAGACAAGTGCTTGGCTGTGATTGAGGTTGGCGTATTCGGTTAGGGTGAGGTAAATCTGCTTTTTGCTAGCAGCTTGTTGTAAAGACCAATTGCAGAGTAGACCATGAGGTTGAACAACATAAGGCAGGCGTCTGAGGCGGGCAATCGCCATTGTCACTGTAGATGCATAGGAAAAAATGGCATGGACGTGCAATAGATCGTAATCAGTAATGTGCTGCCAAAGCCAGGTAGTCAGTTGTCTGGAAAAGGCGAATTCCCTTAGAGATTTAATAGAGGGAGAGAAACGAGGGAAAAACCAGACCGGCACTTGTTCGTACTCAATCCGTTGCTGCAAGGGCACCTCTAGCAAATCAGAACCATTATCGTTAGTCGTAGCAATCTCAGCGTCTACACCCTGTGAGCGCAGTGCCTTAACCATTTCTAGGGTTGCTTGACTAGTACCACCTCGAACCTGAGCAATCGAGGGAATAACATGAAGCACTTTCATGATTTAGAGTCAATTGGAAAAGTTTGCATTAACTCCGCAAGAGTTTGTTTAAAACGCTCAAATCCGAACGTATCAATAACTTTTTGGCGTAAAGCTTCAGGTTGATAAATCAGTGGATTGGGATAAGTACCTTGCAAGATTTGAACAATCGTCTGGGCGATCGCTCCTACATTATCTGGCTCAACTAAAGCTCCCAATGCACCGTTACAAAGTGCATCAATGGCACCATCCTGATTTCCCCCTAAGGTAGGTTTGCCACAAGCTAAGGCTTCCAGGTAAACAATCCCAAACCCCTCACCTTTGCTGGGCATGGCAAAGACATCGCACAGATTGTAATGATCGCCAATTTCGTTATCAGGAATAAAGCCAGCCAATGTCACGCAGTCTTGCAGATGAAGTTGAGCGATTAATTGTTCAATGCGGGGGCGATCGTCACCTTTGCCAACTAGCATATAGTGAACATCTGGAAGCTGACGCCGAATTTCAGGTAAAGCTTGCAGGATTTGGTCATACCCTTTGTAGCGATCTTCACTTGCTAATCGTGTAACCGTTAGGATGACTGGTTGCTCAGGTTTTAAGCCGTAGCGCTTCAGTAAATAATCGGGCTTATGACCAATCTCGAATCGGCTAGCATCAAAGGTGACTGGCAGAAGGGGAATTTTATCGAAAGGCAAGCTTTGCTCTTTAATTAAGCGGTCGCGTGTGTAGCTACTAATCGAAACAATCTTTTCTGCTGCATGTAATGCTTCTATTTTCCATTTATCTTGAACCATCCAGGCATCCACACCGTAGACAAGTATCCAGTAGGGAATGCCTGTCAAGCGATGAAGCCAAAAAGCGACGGGCGCGAAGTTGAGATGACCACAGATAATTAGGTTTGGTTGCTTTGTGAGTGTTCCTACAATGAGATTTGTAGCAAAGTGGGGTATCCGCAATAAATCAGGAACACCGCCACTGAATGCAAATGATATATTTCCTGAATTAAATTTGGTTTTGGGTTTACTCCTATCAAGTTGATCAAAAATAGCTAGAGATAAATTAGGAAATTCATCGACTAATCCTTCCAGTAAATCCTGGAGATAAACTTGAATTCCTCCCTTAAACTCAAAAAGGTTGGGTAGCCATAAATGAATACACTTTTCTTCCAGCTTCATTTCTTAATTTTTACTCCGGTTAATCATGAATTAAGGAAACAGGCTTTTTTTGCCCACTTAAAAACAATCTAAACAAAACATATAAAGCTACACCAAAAGGAATTAAGCCTCCAATCATTAGAGAAAAATTTGATTCTTGGTAAATTAATCGAAACAAAATTGTAGTGCCTATTACAAATTCCAGCGAACTCATTCCTGAATGATTGAACTTTTGATCAAGGAAAGCCAGAAGCGCTCCAACTAAAGACATTCCTATCAATACACCCCAAGTTCCAAAATTGGCATACATTTCTACAATCCAAGGCAAGTTAAATGACGTAGTAAAATCATTACGAGCTAAATAGTTATAGCGACGACCAAAAGTATTACCAGTATTGTCTATAGGTTTATTAGGCAATAAAGCGCGGGGAATAAAACTTGTTAGTAATGGTAAGTAGGTTTCACCCCCCCAGTAAGGAACTTTTGCTGGCGTATCCTCTACCACTGCGGAAAAGACAATAATGTGTGCTGTTCGGCTTATAACCCCATCAGTAGAATCAACAGAGCTATCATCATTTGATGTAAGACCCTGATTCTGATAGTGTTTTAGGGCAAGATCTATAAATAATTGAGCTTTTTCTACAGGGCTTAAGTAAGAAGCTGAACCCCCAAACCAAACTAAATTACGATACTCTCCTTTTACAGAATTGAATGCCATAAAAAATACAAGAGTAATACTTATGAAAATAATAGGGATACGCTTACGTTCGTAAAAAATAACAATAATTGTAAACAGCCCTAATAGCATTAATTGAGCCAAAGAACCACTAGTAAACCGTTGAACAATTTCAAGGGGAACACATAGACCCACTAGTATCCAAGTTTGAATTGATGGTAATAAACCGCGTGAGTAAAGAATAAAAAACATTCCATAAGCTAAATATCCTACAGGCTCTAGAAAATGTCCTATAGACGGAATTTGTCGAATCGCTGGTATATAAATAAAAGCTATATGTGACCAAAGCAACACCCATAGTAAGGTGAGGAGTCTTCCTACTGTATAGGACTCAGATAAACGAATAGGAGAAACTTTTTTCCACAGCGATGATTTAGATGTAAAAAAGGCAAGATTCATCCCAGCTACACCCAATAACACCACGGTTAGGGCTGTAACACTGATATTTGTTATAGACCAACGCTCTTCGACTGCTTTAGCGCTAGAAAACATCGGTAAACCAAAGCTAGTAGCATAAAAAATTCCCACCAGTGGGAAAAAAGGCATGGGTGGTCGATTGCGATCTAGTAAATACTGGAGACTGGGTAGAAACCCCATCCAGGTTATGCCTAATGCCAAGAGTCCCTTGTCAAGTGAAAGTGATGCTGGACGCTTATCCAATAAGTAACCACTGCCTGCTACTAAAGCAAATAGCAAAACCCAACGTAGTCTTTTAAGGTAACGTCGATTTGCTAATTGTTTTTTTTGTTCTTTAAGGATACTTTTCCATTGTTTTTGTAATTGTTCGGGTGAAGGCTGAGTCGGGTCATAATCATACATAGCTCTTACCTAGCCTTATCATGAGCAATGATTTAAACACATAAAAATTTTTGAGAATCTACGAGATTTTTTATATGAGATACTATCGGTGAAAAGGCAGATTCGTAATTAAATTTTTGTTCAAAGGCAGCTCTTGCTGCTAAACACATCTTTCTATAATTCTCAAAATCACTCAGGATATCTTGAATAGCAGATACAAGTGATTGAGGGTCGTCAGGGTTGGCAAAACGCACCCAAGGCTCGCCAGAGAGATATTCTCGATAATTGGGAAAATCGCTGACAATTACAGGAACGCCACAGGCAGCATATTCATATATTTTGTTGGATGCAGTAACGCAAGCCACACGATCGAAGCTTGTATTTTTATAAAGAGCAAATCCTACTGTTGCCATCAATGTCTTATGTGTTAAATCGTTATAAGGTAGTGTGCCTAAATAAGAAAAGTTAGGTGACATATTAAGATGATTGACCCAGCTCTCAAGTTCTTGAGCATCAGTCTCATTAAGGAATCCGACAAACTTGATGCAGACATTATTCTTTAAAATAGAAGCAGAGGTTACAATCTCTCTCATTGCACTTGTATCTGAAATCGTACCTCTATAAAATAAAGTGATAGATTCCCAACGCTTTTGGAGTACTGAAGTCCAATCATTGGGAAGGCAGAAGAAGGACTTTAAGGGAAAATTAGGAACAATTACTGGCTGCTCTTTGAGATTAGTTGCTTTTTGAAAAAAGGTAGCTCTATCTTTATCCGGAAATATAATAACTTTTGCTTGGTGTATCCAAGCTTGCTCTGCTCTTTGAACCCATCCAGATAACGAGGACAGAGAAGATAAGCGATCGCCAATTTCATGACTTTGGTAAATGAGCGGAATTGGCTGGAGCTGCGCTAGACGGCAAAGGTAAGCAGCCGTATAGGCATAAGCATCATAGGCATAAATTAGAGATACACCTTTGAGAAGGCGACGTGATTGGGCAACAAAATTTATATATTCCAAAAACTTAGCCCGAGGCGAAGCTTGCTTTCGTTCTCTAACTGATGTATATCGCCCCAAGCGATGAACTGTAACATTAGAAGGGTATTCAACATCAGGGGGGTCTTGATTGCGACCCATTAAAATGACATCAAAATGCTCTGATAGAAGATGAACAGCGTTTACTGTTGGCGGATAGTAATCTGGATTTGAATAAACCAGCATTCCAATGGTTTGTTTGCTCATACCTACACCTTTTGAAGAACAAATAATAATTCATGTCGATGCAAAGGATTTTTAACTTTAACTTTTAACTTTTGCCAGGTGTTATAAATCCAAATATTAGGCTGTATGCCTTTGCTTATCAGTGAGTAAGATTTTACGGCATGAAAATCTTTATATTGTTTAAGCCCTAGGGGAAACCCTCTATATTCCAGTAGGATGACTTGAAAGCCGGCTTGTTCTGCCAGTTTCGAGAGAGTGCGATCATCAAAATAGCTGAGATGTTCCATGTTTCTGCGT of the Allocoleopsis franciscana PCC 7113 genome contains:
- a CDS encoding UPF0182 family protein yields the protein MTRDQRRPFRNPIRNPIFRFVTVLLGVWLAWDLLSHLVAEVLWFSELGYLSVLLKRLAYQIGVGVLVCVTSAGFLLGNLFLANQFKYSDTSLISRLAPEEVRVSSQRLARINLRLDPLPQTAPRSIREGTGTAFRVDAPKSSLPLNLRSLLVVVFFLSLLVGMMLLHYGKIGLSLWHRDMSLLNVTPPLPTAFDWTSVQTLVQQAWNNEIWQIGVLVVVVVALIVNPQFWLIAIASAFSLFFALVLSAQWSRILLYFYPTLFEANDPLFGRDISFYIFNFPVWQLFDFWLGGLFIFGLAAVLLIYLLAGESFSDGKFPGFSQSQLRHLYALGAGTVAIVAVRYWLSRYELLYFTRGVTYGASYTDVTAQLPVNTALSLLTVAIALWLFVQTIFWFRHFQTSGRRELIALGVYLGVSVVAGVALPAAVQRFRVEPNEIAVERPYIARSIALTRAAFDLEDIEVETFNPQGTLTNNILENNELTIRNIRLWDTRPILQTNRQLQQIRPYYRFPNADIDRYTLKVAATGDSPIAPRTEDEGQEIEKTNIAPTKPLVTERQQVVISARELDYQGVPQQAKTWVNQHLIYTHGYGFTLSPVNTVAEGGLPAYFVKDIGTGADGGVEGALTTSSPLIRDSIPIGAPRIYYGEITNTYVMTSTRVREFDYPSGDENAYNSYDGTGGIAIGSLWRRVLFAQYLKDWQMLLTRDFTPQTQLLFRRNINQRIRAIAPFLQYDREPYLVAADAGQGNNVQNQNYLYWIVDAYTTSDRYPYSDPGKYGFNYIRNSVKIVIDAYNGSTDFYVADPQDPIIRSWSAVFPGLLKPLSTMPVTLHSHIRYPLDFFSAQSERLLTYHMTDPQVFYNREDLWRIPQEIYAAKSQPVEPYYLIMRLPTATSEEFILLNLYTPVTRNNLIGWLAARSDGDQYGNLLLYQFPKQELVYGPEQIEALINQDPVISQQISLWNRQGSRAVQGNLLVIPIERSLLYVEPLYLEAEQNSLPTLVRVIVVYENRIVMAQTLEQALQSIFEPPQQETPAIIRPVEEPALP
- a CDS encoding YdcF family protein, with the protein product MKPFRPKRWKSRFFSLVSCAFLLLLSIIPVRLAIASYQAPHPQAILTLGGGRDREEFTAQFAQYYPSLEICVSSGLPPNLARPIFRAADIPDSRVHLDYRAVDTVTNFTSLVANFKHQGIQHLFLITSDFHMPRAKAIATIVLGSQGIAFTPVSIPSDKPLESEFHVLRDVGRALLWLVTGRTGAALRTNPIITKLSSV
- a CDS encoding glycosyltransferase family 2 protein yields the protein MTISNKNKVYNLSEHFSNQHPSLLEKITPLILTFNESPNIDRTLQHLTWAKRIIVVDSYSTDATLEILQSYPQVQIFQRQFDTHGNQWNYGLNKVKTEWVISLDADYIITDELIAEIDSLQKDSLVDGYFAPFKYCVFGKPLRGTLLPPREVLFRKEKAIYFDDGHTQKLHVNGKSAKLSSYIHHDDRKPLSRWLWAQDRYMIIETEKLLKTPDSELSFGDCIRRQKILAPFVILFYCLILNKGILDGWAGWYYAFQRMLAEILLSIRLIETEKLHQGSNQHKTFSEIIPSSLPKSGKQELTEA
- a CDS encoding class I SAM-dependent methyltransferase; protein product: MDIKYQCPICDFDQYCKPLASMAEKYVAIKCRECQVVSAYPIPSLDELNEYYSSYQPTQETPERLSTLVELHEGILEYLVAKIGHRENLSFLDYGFGVGAFLKQVAQKGFHAYGAEFSKQNCEQLENFSRQNNTQIHTIQLSDTPLESLSGKNFDCITLFQVIEHIINPLELLSSLSSLQNSGGILYIECPNNDALYLKVKNAIREQVNRGDFFDSLNPPQHLYGFNRHSMQVLLEKAGYMPLEISDYFYADGLHQVETLLWYPSFQNLLQNRSAWNFYGISKSLIGFFEPLASKFLGAGGGLYAVARKK
- a CDS encoding glycosyltransferase, producing MKVLHVIPSIAQVRGGTSQATLEMVKALRSQGVDAEIATTNDNGSDLLEVPLQQRIEYEQVPVWFFPRFSPSIKSLREFAFSRQLTTWLWQHITDYDLLHVHAIFSYASTVTMAIARLRRLPYVVQPHGLLCNWSLQQAASKKQIYLTLTEYANLNHSQALVFTSQQEQQQVSQLGLKPPSFILPLGLDLPSPIPDARHRLRQLLNVPEDEPVILFMSRLHPKKGLDYLISALGKLRDRRFTFVLAGSGSSDYEAEINNLLVSVGIDERTYRSGFVEGEMKDLLMQGADIFALTSYSENFGVAVLEAMAVGLPVVVTPGVALASVVEQYQLGYVAELDVAAITSAIQNYLDHPQAAKQMGNYARQIILEHYTWERIATQMINAYTSASLIEN
- a CDS encoding glycosyltransferase, which gives rise to MKLEEKCIHLWLPNLFEFKGGIQVYLQDLLEGLVDEFPNLSLAIFDQLDRSKPKTKFNSGNISFAFSGGVPDLLRIPHFATNLIVGTLTKQPNLIICGHLNFAPVAFWLHRLTGIPYWILVYGVDAWMVQDKWKIEALHAAEKIVSISSYTRDRLIKEQSLPFDKIPLLPVTFDASRFEIGHKPDYLLKRYGLKPEQPVILTVTRLASEDRYKGYDQILQALPEIRRQLPDVHYMLVGKGDDRPRIEQLIAQLHLQDCVTLAGFIPDNEIGDHYNLCDVFAMPSKGEGFGIVYLEALACGKPTLGGNQDGAIDALCNGALGALVEPDNVGAIAQTIVQILQGTYPNPLIYQPEALRQKVIDTFGFERFKQTLAELMQTFPIDSKS
- a CDS encoding O-antigen polysaccharide polymerase Wzy, coding for MYDYDPTQPSPEQLQKQWKSILKEQKKQLANRRYLKRLRWVLLFALVAGSGYLLDKRPASLSLDKGLLALGITWMGFLPSLQYLLDRNRPPMPFFPLVGIFYATSFGLPMFSSAKAVEERWSITNISVTALTVVLLGVAGMNLAFFTSKSSLWKKVSPIRLSESYTVGRLLTLLWVLLWSHIAFIYIPAIRQIPSIGHFLEPVGYLAYGMFFILYSRGLLPSIQTWILVGLCVPLEIVQRFTSGSLAQLMLLGLFTIIVIFYERKRIPIIFISITLVFFMAFNSVKGEYRNLVWFGGSASYLSPVEKAQLFIDLALKHYQNQGLTSNDDSSVDSTDGVISRTAHIIVFSAVVEDTPAKVPYWGGETYLPLLTSFIPRALLPNKPIDNTGNTFGRRYNYLARNDFTTSFNLPWIVEMYANFGTWGVLIGMSLVGALLAFLDQKFNHSGMSSLEFVIGTTILFRLIYQESNFSLMIGGLIPFGVALYVLFRLFLSGQKKPVSLIHD
- a CDS encoding glycosyltransferase translates to MSKQTIGMLVYSNPDYYPPTVNAVHLLSEHFDVILMGRNQDPPDVEYPSNVTVHRLGRYTSVRERKQASPRAKFLEYINFVAQSRRLLKGVSLIYAYDAYAYTAAYLCRLAQLQPIPLIYQSHEIGDRLSSLSSLSGWVQRAEQAWIHQAKVIIFPDKDRATFFQKATNLKEQPVIVPNFPLKSFFCLPNDWTSVLQKRWESITLFYRGTISDTSAMREIVTSASILKNNVCIKFVGFLNETDAQELESWVNHLNMSPNFSYLGTLPYNDLTHKTLMATVGFALYKNTSFDRVACVTASNKIYEYAACGVPVIVSDFPNYREYLSGEPWVRFANPDDPQSLVSAIQDILSDFENYRKMCLAARAAFEQKFNYESAFSPIVSHIKNLVDSQKFLCV